The following proteins are encoded in a genomic region of Reichenbachiella sp.:
- a CDS encoding pirin family protein gives MKRAIKYRTKGQGHHGMITNLISPSGLGNDMKPFVFLDYIHGVPPQGTGFGWHPHSGIATFTYYLAGGSDLEESTGHQVSFRAGDIEYLQAGTGAWHKGMLLKDQPTLGFQLWISLPPKLETADAKSVYVVPDEIFGNDRFKVLLGEYEGIKSKIDPPNDMNYLDVSLKTHEKWTYVPPATHDIMWMIVYEGQLSGERAASVGELIVFEEGSQPVEFSTDHSASFLLGSAKKFEHDLILGRGSVHTSKANLEASQNKINKIYGDLVIKGAFDSLL, from the coding sequence ATGAAAAGAGCCATTAAATATAGAACCAAAGGCCAGGGACATCACGGCATGATAACGAACCTTATCAGTCCTTCAGGTTTAGGAAATGACATGAAGCCGTTTGTATTCCTGGATTATATACATGGTGTACCACCCCAGGGCACAGGTTTTGGGTGGCACCCACACTCAGGCATAGCCACTTTTACCTATTACCTCGCAGGAGGCAGCGATCTGGAGGAAAGCACTGGCCATCAGGTATCATTTAGGGCGGGGGACATTGAGTATTTACAAGCTGGTACCGGAGCTTGGCACAAGGGAATGCTACTTAAAGACCAACCTACACTAGGGTTTCAGCTTTGGATTTCTCTTCCTCCAAAGCTCGAGACCGCTGATGCAAAAAGTGTTTATGTTGTTCCAGATGAAATATTTGGAAATGATCGGTTCAAAGTACTTTTGGGGGAGTATGAAGGAATCAAAAGCAAAATTGATCCTCCAAATGATATGAACTATCTGGATGTAAGCCTTAAGACTCATGAGAAATGGACCTACGTACCACCAGCCACACATGATATCATGTGGATGATCGTGTACGAAGGACAATTGAGCGGCGAGCGAGCTGCGTCTGTTGGTGAATTGATTGTGTTTGAAGAAGGAAGCCAACCTGTTGAATTTTCAACTGATCATAGTGCCAGCTTTTTGTTGGGCTCAGCAAAGAAGTTTGAACATGATTTGATTTTAGGTAGAGGCTCAGTACATACCTCTAAAGCCAATTTGGAGGCTAGTCAAAATAAGATCAACAAGATCTACGGCGACCTCGTTATAAAAGGTGCCTTTGATTCGCTTTTATAA
- a CDS encoding NAD(P)H-dependent oxidoreductase, with translation MKKIIALGASSSKNSINKTLAIHVASKVADASITVLDLNDYKLPLYNVDAEEESGIPEAAHQFNNIIQSADGLVISLAEHNGTYTAVFKNLFDWLSRIDIKVWKDIPMFLLATSPGGQGGGTVLAAAKSGFPYMGGNIIVDFSLPSFYENFSNAGITNSELSSILNEKIGLFEHSLEQEEADIHQKL, from the coding sequence ATGAAAAAGATAATCGCACTCGGGGCAAGTAGTAGTAAGAATTCTATCAACAAAACACTCGCTATTCATGTGGCCAGTAAAGTTGCAGACGCCTCCATTACAGTACTAGATCTCAACGACTATAAGTTACCATTATATAATGTTGATGCAGAAGAAGAGTCAGGGATACCTGAAGCCGCACATCAATTCAATAACATCATTCAATCAGCTGATGGATTGGTGATTTCGCTAGCGGAACACAATGGCACCTACACCGCCGTATTTAAAAACCTGTTCGATTGGCTTTCCAGAATCGACATTAAGGTATGGAAAGACATACCTATGTTTCTCCTGGCTACTTCACCTGGTGGGCAAGGAGGTGGGACTGTACTTGCTGCGGCAAAATCAGGTTTCCCATATATGGGCGGAAATATCATTGTAGATTTTTCCCTGCCATCATTTTATGAAAACTTCTCAAATGCCGGAATTACTAATTCAGAATTATCATCGATCCTGAATGAAAAAATAGGCTTATTCGAGCATTCATTAGAGCAAGAAGAAGCTGACATCCATCAAAAACTTTAA
- a CDS encoding DoxX family protein translates to MMMNKILITESNWGVLAARLTLGIVLFPHGAQKMLGLFGGYGFTGTMDAFTNQMHLPWIVALAVIMIEFFGSISLLLGFASRLWSLAIAGLFIGIIFTTHLEHGFFMNWFGNQAGEGYEYALLVIGIAVAVLINGSGKYAIDTQLVKLLNK, encoded by the coding sequence ATGATGATGAACAAAATTCTAATCACAGAAAGTAATTGGGGAGTGCTAGCCGCTCGCTTGACACTCGGAATCGTTCTATTTCCTCACGGGGCTCAAAAAATGTTGGGTCTATTCGGAGGCTATGGATTTACAGGCACCATGGATGCTTTTACAAATCAAATGCATCTTCCCTGGATTGTGGCTTTGGCAGTAATCATGATAGAGTTCTTCGGATCAATTTCATTGCTCCTTGGATTCGCAAGCAGATTGTGGTCTCTGGCTATCGCAGGCCTTTTTATAGGCATCATTTTTACCACTCATTTAGAACATGGCTTCTTCATGAACTGGTTCGGCAATCAAGCCGGTGAAGGATATGAATATGCGCTATTGGTAATAGGCATTGCAGTAGCAGTCTTGATCAATGGCAGCGGAAAATATGCGATTGACACTCAATTAGTAAAACTTTTAAATAAATAA
- a CDS encoding Crp/Fnr family transcriptional regulator, with the protein MKDQASASSYDLIFQNVGRFIDLTDEEKDLFKSLLKSGSAKRKEFVMRPGKMAKYEYFVTKGCLKVYSLDRNGVEHVSMFAIEDFWTGDMASFMLEQPASYFIKALEDSEFLMISKESFEGLFQKIPKFERFYRNLYQRSLVSYIERTNQGISLTAEERYEIFLTKYPHIAHRITQKDLAAYLGITPEFLSMIRSKMSKR; encoded by the coding sequence ATGAAAGATCAGGCCTCAGCATCTTCTTATGATTTAATTTTTCAGAATGTAGGTCGCTTTATCGACCTTACGGATGAAGAAAAAGACCTATTCAAATCACTTTTAAAAAGTGGGAGTGCCAAGCGCAAAGAGTTTGTCATGCGTCCTGGCAAGATGGCAAAGTATGAATATTTTGTAACCAAAGGCTGCTTAAAAGTTTATTCCCTTGATAGAAATGGGGTAGAGCATGTTTCCATGTTCGCCATTGAAGATTTCTGGACAGGGGATATGGCCAGTTTCATGTTGGAGCAACCTGCATCCTATTTCATCAAAGCGCTAGAAGATTCAGAATTTCTAATGATATCAAAAGAAAGCTTTGAAGGCCTTTTTCAGAAGATACCAAAGTTCGAACGTTTTTACAGAAACTTGTATCAACGGTCATTGGTGAGTTACATAGAAAGAACCAATCAAGGTATTTCATTGACTGCAGAAGAACGTTATGAAATTTTCTTAACAAAATACCCGCATATAGCCCATCGCATCACTCAAAAGGATTTGGCTGCTTATCTGGGCATCACTCCGGAGTTTTTAAGTATGATTCGTAGCAAGATGAGCAAACGGTAG
- a CDS encoding FG-GAP-like repeat-containing protein — translation MRSFQNPPNPDFYVIAITWLIIFLGFDSNRSYAQFTKNDEASTVIQDMAGTKADWGDFDNDGDLDLAVVGSHGGKFAKIYRNNNGTLEDIEAELQGISGYGNAMWGDFDGDLDLDLVITGSTSVGVFPDQQDINIAYVYRNDNGVFVNQEANLTGVAGWAQWNDYDGDGDLDLAVVGTPTDVAADGTDILDIYNNDDGTFTSIDVPNLFVRKWTGASIDWGDYDNDGDNDLFVSVTGEVNKDPLQWKSVVLSNNEGSFTAVDLFIPGVFSGHVKWADYDVDGDLDLAMMGINYQDEDFTTVFNNNDGIFTDIGFDFGNNSPDTKCAWGFLDWEDYDTDGYPDLLVSGKQHTGTFITKVLRNEEGVFSDMHMPLPGTLGYAIWGDYDDDFDLDVLVGGVQKVGDRYYNLTELYTNEIRTAHTILFETIGEKTYGDAKFDLSAESSAAQEVKFNVISGPVTLENKSISIHGTGEVVVRAYHAGNETYNPSYAEWMFLVKKAILTATANNESIIFGDAIPELGISYGGFVNGDDVTDLLEAPELSTTASAESPVGTYTINISGGQSKNYELILVDGELTITTSILDVDAHQKKVMAYPNPVHQVLTIPEADGLQLKFYNLSGEQLYIKAQNNQLDLSGLNAGTYVLHLSDPNGKPLYKQKILKIK, via the coding sequence ATGAGATCTTTTCAAAACCCTCCGAATCCAGATTTTTATGTAATTGCCATCACGTGGCTTATTATTTTTTTAGGCTTTGACTCAAATAGGAGTTATGCACAGTTCACTAAAAATGATGAGGCTTCTACAGTCATTCAAGATATGGCTGGTACTAAAGCGGATTGGGGGGACTTTGACAATGATGGAGATTTGGACCTAGCAGTAGTGGGATCTCATGGCGGAAAGTTTGCTAAAATCTACAGAAACAACAACGGCACTCTAGAAGATATAGAAGCTGAACTGCAAGGTATTTCGGGTTATGGTAATGCTATGTGGGGAGACTTTGATGGGGATCTGGATTTGGATTTGGTGATCACCGGGAGTACATCTGTCGGTGTATTCCCAGACCAGCAGGATATCAATATTGCATACGTATATCGAAATGATAATGGTGTATTTGTTAATCAAGAGGCCAACCTAACAGGTGTGGCTGGATGGGCGCAGTGGAATGACTATGATGGCGATGGCGATCTTGATCTTGCCGTAGTAGGGACACCTACCGATGTGGCTGCGGATGGCACAGATATCCTAGATATATATAACAACGATGATGGCACTTTCACTTCTATTGATGTGCCAAATCTTTTCGTACGAAAATGGACTGGTGCATCCATCGATTGGGGAGACTACGACAATGACGGGGACAACGACCTGTTTGTGTCCGTAACAGGTGAGGTCAATAAAGATCCTCTACAATGGAAGTCTGTTGTATTGAGCAACAATGAAGGTTCCTTTACTGCGGTAGACCTATTCATTCCTGGGGTATTTAGTGGACACGTGAAATGGGCAGATTACGATGTAGATGGCGATCTCGATCTAGCGATGATGGGGATCAACTATCAGGACGAAGATTTTACTACCGTTTTTAATAACAACGACGGCATATTTACAGATATCGGCTTTGATTTTGGAAATAACTCCCCAGACACTAAGTGTGCCTGGGGTTTTTTGGACTGGGAAGATTACGATACCGACGGATATCCAGATTTGCTAGTATCAGGCAAGCAGCATACTGGCACGTTTATTACTAAAGTATTACGAAACGAAGAAGGTGTTTTCAGTGACATGCACATGCCATTACCAGGCACGCTCGGATATGCAATTTGGGGTGATTATGATGATGATTTCGATTTGGATGTATTAGTTGGAGGAGTACAGAAAGTAGGAGATCGGTATTATAATCTGACGGAACTTTACACCAATGAGATCCGAACTGCTCATACCATATTATTCGAAACCATTGGAGAAAAAACATACGGAGACGCTAAGTTCGACTTGTCGGCTGAGTCAAGCGCAGCACAGGAAGTGAAATTTAATGTTATAAGTGGTCCGGTCACTTTAGAAAACAAATCCATTAGTATCCATGGTACAGGAGAAGTAGTTGTACGTGCCTATCATGCCGGAAACGAAACTTATAACCCGAGCTATGCGGAGTGGATGTTTTTAGTGAAAAAGGCAATTTTAACTGCAACAGCAAACAATGAGTCCATCATTTTTGGAGATGCCATACCTGAGCTTGGCATCTCCTATGGTGGATTTGTAAATGGTGATGATGTCACCGATTTACTAGAAGCACCCGAATTGAGTACTACAGCATCCGCAGAAAGTCCTGTAGGAACATATACTATTAACATCTCTGGCGGTCAGTCAAAAAACTATGAGTTGATACTTGTTGATGGTGAATTGACTATTACAACATCGATTTTGGACGTTGATGCACATCAAAAGAAAGTGATGGCCTATCCCAATCCAGTTCACCAAGTGTTAACCATTCCTGAAGCTGATGGCCTTCAGTTAAAATTTTATAACCTAAGTGGAGAACAGCTATACATCAAAGCTCAAAATAACCAACTGGATCTTTCTGGTCTAAATGCGGGTACATATGTTCTTCACTTAAGTGATCCCAATGGTAAGCCTTTGTATAAACAGAAAATTTTAAAGATTAAATAA
- a CDS encoding 7TM diverse intracellular signaling domain-containing protein has protein sequence MSKLPKHQVGLLVDTTGTLNVNEVINNNGFLYIDMPTTYLPHYNYWYRIDLTNTSSAPLSFLLFSNEWKIEYWEFTDDELIYHKKKGVWISKVHDDFYSGQNNETKIRVALRSNETKQIYVKVEGKVWDMPFKVADNFFIQREDVFREVAINDLLAIGIFVGMVIVLLLTNSSLGLIFKEKSNLFYLFFVISLSLYLCGYFKFTWFIAPQFNFDTSILFPVNWMLYALFASNYLDYQSTNTKSWLIAKLFIGYAAFISLGMMILFSFSIELYYHFLPRTNTSIALVSIPFMFTVLLSSQRNKYFVIAGLMFGILGAVLTSLSLHFSFLTESYHYTLVGYGLELGCFQLGLTRKMNQNKKKAVKAIFELREREKEKEHLLAIQELEKEKYESEMQLKNNELYNLSIITASKKEVLDKVYHHMQTLPNPISKELLSEIKSKMRLEEDWKTFKIRFEKTNPKFFKKLLEQTPDLTENELRFAALLVLNLSTDQICQLLHHSKRTVQTSKYRLKKRLQLTSDIDLSRYLHTLNHFID, from the coding sequence ATGTCAAAACTACCGAAACATCAGGTGGGCCTATTGGTGGACACTACCGGCACGCTGAATGTAAATGAGGTAATCAACAATAACGGTTTTCTATACATCGATATGCCGACAACTTATTTACCTCATTACAATTATTGGTATCGCATAGATTTAACGAATACCAGCTCAGCTCCATTGTCCTTTCTTCTTTTCAGCAATGAATGGAAAATTGAATATTGGGAATTCACAGACGATGAATTAATCTATCATAAAAAAAAAGGTGTATGGATTTCCAAAGTCCACGATGACTTTTATTCGGGTCAAAACAATGAGACAAAGATTAGAGTAGCACTTAGATCAAATGAGACAAAACAGATTTACGTAAAAGTAGAAGGCAAAGTTTGGGACATGCCCTTTAAGGTAGCGGACAACTTTTTTATTCAGCGTGAAGATGTGTTTCGAGAGGTAGCTATCAACGACTTGTTAGCCATAGGCATTTTCGTCGGAATGGTGATTGTGTTACTGCTAACCAATTCATCTCTGGGGCTAATTTTCAAAGAAAAAAGCAACTTGTTCTACCTGTTTTTTGTGATATCACTGAGCCTATATCTCTGCGGCTATTTCAAATTTACCTGGTTTATTGCGCCTCAATTCAATTTTGATACAAGTATATTGTTTCCAGTCAACTGGATGCTATATGCGCTTTTTGCCAGCAATTATCTGGATTATCAATCAACAAACACAAAGTCTTGGTTGATCGCTAAATTATTTATTGGCTATGCAGCTTTTATTTCACTTGGGATGATGATTCTTTTTTCGTTCTCTATTGAATTATACTATCATTTTTTGCCTCGAACCAATACGTCAATAGCTCTCGTATCCATTCCTTTTATGTTTACAGTTCTGCTATCAAGTCAAAGGAACAAATATTTTGTTATAGCGGGTTTGATGTTTGGCATTCTAGGCGCAGTACTTACTAGTCTGTCGCTTCATTTCTCGTTCCTGACAGAATCCTATCACTATACCCTGGTAGGCTATGGGTTAGAATTAGGGTGTTTTCAATTGGGTTTAACTCGCAAAATGAATCAAAACAAAAAGAAAGCGGTGAAGGCCATTTTTGAACTTAGAGAAAGGGAAAAAGAGAAAGAACATCTGTTGGCCATTCAGGAATTGGAGAAGGAAAAATATGAGAGCGAAATGCAACTCAAGAACAACGAACTCTACAACCTGTCCATCATCACGGCCTCTAAGAAGGAAGTACTAGATAAAGTATATCATCATATGCAAACCCTTCCCAACCCAATAAGCAAAGAACTGCTATCTGAAATCAAATCTAAAATGCGACTGGAAGAAGATTGGAAAACGTTTAAGATTCGTTTTGAGAAAACCAATCCTAAATTTTTCAAAAAATTGCTCGAGCAAACTCCAGATCTTACCGAAAATGAATTAAGATTTGCCGCTCTACTTGTACTTAATCTGAGCACGGATCAAATATGCCAACTCTTACACCACTCCAAGCGAACTGTTCAAACTTCAAAGTATCGATTAAAAAAACGATTACAGCTAACTTCAGATATTGACCTTTCTAGGTATTTGCATACATTAAATCATTTCATCGATTAA
- a CDS encoding TIGR01458 family HAD-type hydrolase produces the protein MKAIKGLLIDVDGVLIENEHALKGAVDRLNAIRNNYSIRLLTNTTTKQKVEIYQMLTRLGFIIQQDEIITAPLAAQILLKDKGCSRIYPVVNQNILSEFESFEIDKNKPEAVVIGDIGTTWSYELLNRIFKYLMNGAELIALHKGKFWKSEGTLQLDIGMFIDGLEYATGKMATVIGKPSKSFFNAALTSIGLPKEAVLMIGDDIDGDIYGAQNVGIKAYLVKTGKYNVQFVSQSSVRPDKTINSFAELKW, from the coding sequence ATGAAGGCAATTAAAGGACTACTCATAGATGTAGACGGTGTTTTAATAGAAAACGAGCATGCTTTAAAAGGTGCAGTGGATAGACTAAATGCGATCAGGAATAATTACAGTATCCGGCTATTAACTAACACTACCACAAAACAGAAAGTTGAGATTTATCAAATGTTGACGCGCTTGGGTTTCATTATCCAGCAGGATGAAATTATTACAGCACCCTTGGCTGCGCAAATATTATTAAAGGATAAAGGATGTTCCAGGATTTATCCGGTTGTTAATCAAAATATCTTATCTGAATTTGAATCTTTCGAAATTGATAAAAATAAACCGGAGGCCGTTGTTATTGGTGACATCGGTACGACATGGAGTTACGAATTATTGAATCGAATTTTTAAATACTTAATGAACGGGGCTGAATTGATCGCTTTGCATAAAGGAAAGTTTTGGAAAAGCGAAGGGACGCTGCAATTGGACATTGGAATGTTCATAGATGGTTTGGAATATGCTACTGGTAAAATGGCTACTGTGATTGGCAAACCCAGTAAATCATTTTTCAATGCCGCGCTTACAAGTATTGGTTTGCCTAAAGAAGCCGTGCTGATGATCGGTGATGATATCGATGGAGATATCTACGGTGCGCAAAACGTTGGTATAAAGGCCTATTTGGTTAAAACAGGGAAGTACAATGTGCAGTTTGTTTCCCAATCTAGTGTGAGGCCAGATAAAACCATAAACAGCTTTGCTGAGCTCAAATGGTAA
- a CDS encoding TonB-dependent receptor, with product MKRNNYLWLLMWLMSWSLNTMAQEQKVTLSGYLKDGDNGEDLIGATVYVKEMETGAVSNVYGFFSVSLPKGDYTLLVNYLGYEPINRVISLQKDEMLTVEMKPSAEKLEEVEIIAENPAAEVQNLEMGTQKLEVQTMKQLPTLFGEVDVLKSLQLLPGVTSSGETSSGFNVRGGSSDQNLMLLDESTIYNSSHLFGFISVFNPDAIKDVKLYKGGIPASYGGRLSSVLDVRQRDGNAKNWSTSGGLGLMSSRLTIEGPLVPEKGSILLSGRRSYADVFLPAVSSDAPTVYFYDFNLKANYNLNEKNRLFVSGYFGRDKFKVASVVDNSWGNMAFTARWNHLFGPNLFSNFTAVYSNYYYGLEYLGKGSEYSWDSNINNFNLKSDFTWFINSDHTLDYGVNINQYKFQPGEIRPISGSSVTPRDLDEKQAWEPAAYVSLEQKLSDRFSLKYGLRFSSYFRVGSETILQYENNQPVVYNPENQTYENGVVVGETAYSSGEVISSDYGLEPRLSAKYALNDRNSIKASYNRMRQYIHLISNTNSPNALDIWTPTGPYLEPEIADQVSLGYFGVTHNQQYEFSIETFYKDMQNLPDFVDGADLKFNNNLETELLTGEGRSYGLEVLIKKNAGKFNGWLSYTWSRSERVVKGLTSSDPGVNKGEYYPSLFDKTHDLNLVGMYELSSRIVLGANFTFKTGMPITYPASRYEYGGLIAAQYEGRNQNRMPNVHRLDLSVTLKPKPSKRKWKGEWVFSIYNVYNRKNAYDINFAQYSNENYANFLSRKNETTATKSYIGMFPNITYNFKF from the coding sequence ATGAAACGAAACAATTATTTGTGGCTACTGATGTGGCTGATGTCTTGGTCCCTAAATACCATGGCGCAAGAACAAAAAGTCACGCTTAGTGGATATCTCAAAGATGGTGACAATGGAGAAGATCTCATTGGTGCGACGGTCTATGTAAAGGAAATGGAAACCGGGGCTGTCTCTAATGTCTATGGTTTCTTTTCAGTTTCCTTGCCAAAGGGTGATTATACCCTCTTGGTCAATTATCTCGGTTATGAGCCAATCAACAGAGTAATAAGTCTACAAAAAGACGAAATGCTCACCGTGGAAATGAAACCATCAGCAGAAAAGCTGGAGGAAGTAGAAATAATAGCTGAAAATCCGGCCGCCGAAGTACAGAATCTGGAAATGGGTACACAGAAGTTGGAGGTGCAGACGATGAAACAACTCCCTACCCTATTTGGAGAAGTAGATGTATTAAAATCCCTCCAGCTCTTACCTGGTGTTACCAGCAGTGGGGAAACTTCCAGCGGGTTTAATGTAAGAGGTGGTTCATCGGATCAGAATTTGATGCTACTGGATGAATCTACCATATACAACAGCTCTCATTTGTTCGGCTTTATTTCGGTTTTCAATCCCGATGCTATCAAAGACGTAAAGCTCTACAAAGGAGGTATTCCTGCCAGCTATGGTGGTCGCTTGTCTTCGGTACTAGATGTAAGACAACGAGATGGCAATGCAAAAAACTGGAGTACCAGTGGTGGTCTAGGGCTCATGTCCAGTAGATTGACGATTGAAGGACCATTGGTTCCGGAGAAGGGTTCTATCCTACTTTCAGGAAGGCGATCTTATGCAGATGTATTCCTACCCGCAGTGTCCAGCGATGCGCCAACTGTATATTTCTACGATTTCAACTTAAAAGCCAACTATAATCTCAATGAAAAGAACAGACTGTTTGTTTCAGGATATTTCGGACGGGACAAATTTAAAGTGGCTAGTGTGGTAGATAATTCCTGGGGTAACATGGCATTTACGGCCAGATGGAATCACCTCTTTGGTCCCAACCTCTTCTCCAACTTCACTGCGGTGTACAGCAACTATTATTACGGGTTAGAGTATTTGGGTAAAGGATCGGAATACAGTTGGGATTCTAATATCAACAATTTCAATCTCAAATCAGACTTCACCTGGTTTATCAATAGTGACCACACCCTTGACTATGGTGTCAATATCAATCAATATAAGTTCCAACCGGGAGAGATCAGGCCCATTTCCGGCTCCAGTGTCACACCTAGAGACCTGGATGAAAAACAAGCTTGGGAGCCAGCAGCATATGTGAGCTTAGAACAAAAACTATCTGATCGCTTTTCGCTGAAATATGGACTTCGATTCTCTTCCTATTTTAGAGTGGGCAGTGAAACCATTCTGCAATATGAAAACAATCAACCGGTGGTCTACAACCCCGAAAATCAAACCTATGAAAATGGTGTAGTCGTTGGTGAGACTGCATACAGCAGCGGAGAAGTTATCTCAAGCGATTATGGATTAGAACCTAGGCTATCAGCCAAGTATGCCTTGAATGACAGAAACTCCATCAAGGCAAGCTACAACCGAATGCGCCAATACATTCATTTGATTTCAAATACGAATTCACCCAATGCCCTGGATATTTGGACGCCTACTGGCCCCTATTTAGAACCCGAGATTGCCGACCAAGTCTCTCTTGGCTATTTCGGTGTGACACACAACCAGCAGTACGAATTTTCCATAGAGACTTTTTACAAAGACATGCAAAACCTCCCTGACTTTGTAGATGGTGCTGATTTGAAGTTTAACAACAATCTGGAGACTGAGTTGCTGACGGGAGAAGGTAGGTCTTATGGATTAGAAGTATTGATCAAAAAAAACGCCGGAAAATTTAACGGCTGGCTTTCTTATACCTGGTCACGTAGCGAGCGTGTAGTCAAGGGTTTGACGTCTTCAGACCCTGGTGTCAATAAAGGAGAATACTATCCTAGCCTATTTGACAAAACCCATGACCTGAACTTGGTTGGGATGTATGAGCTTTCTAGCAGAATTGTATTAGGCGCCAATTTCACGTTCAAAACAGGCATGCCGATCACCTACCCTGCCAGTCGATATGAGTATGGTGGACTAATCGCCGCTCAATACGAAGGAAGAAATCAAAACCGGATGCCAAATGTCCATCGCTTAGATCTTTCTGTTACCCTAAAACCAAAACCATCCAAGAGGAAATGGAAAGGCGAATGGGTTTTTAGCATTTACAATGTCTATAACCGAAAGAATGCTTACGACATCAACTTCGCTCAGTATAGCAATGAGAACTATGCGAACTTCTTGTCCCGTAAAAACGAGACAACTGCTACCAAAAGCTACATAGGCATGTTTCCAAACATCACTTACAACTTCAAATTTTAA
- a CDS encoding DUF4249 domain-containing protein: MKNNIIRIIIGMACGLFLSCTEEITLDIPLGKERLVIDGGIEVNKETSETIVEVKLSTTTAYFDDTANPALTADRVAIYDESDQEYLLTETTKGIYSSDDITALVDETYRLVVNWNGVAYEAESTLQGVPALQEVYQISQEATFFDDAGIKLALDFQDPVDEENYYHFEQYRNDTLLLTPSGGNQFQLVVKDEFFNGQFIEAYVPGDEFSFLPDDMGRIKMRSLDQKAFEFYKLFYEKSVDEPSFIVGETPPVAIKGNVINTAEPDNYALGYFLATQVSIGATKITSAE, encoded by the coding sequence ATGAAAAATAATATAATAAGAATCATAATTGGAATGGCCTGTGGACTATTCCTCTCTTGTACAGAAGAAATCACTTTGGATATACCACTTGGTAAAGAGCGTCTCGTTATAGATGGAGGTATTGAGGTGAATAAAGAAACCAGTGAAACTATAGTAGAAGTAAAACTCTCAACAACCACGGCTTACTTTGACGACACAGCCAATCCAGCATTGACAGCAGATAGAGTGGCTATTTATGACGAAAGTGATCAGGAGTATCTCTTAACTGAGACTACAAAAGGCATTTATTCTAGTGATGATATCACAGCCCTAGTCGATGAGACCTACAGATTGGTGGTCAATTGGAATGGAGTCGCTTATGAAGCAGAATCTACGCTACAGGGCGTTCCCGCGCTTCAGGAAGTATATCAAATTTCACAAGAAGCTACTTTCTTCGATGATGCAGGAATCAAGCTAGCGCTTGACTTTCAGGATCCAGTTGATGAAGAGAACTATTATCATTTCGAACAATACCGCAATGATACGCTACTCCTCACTCCGTCGGGTGGCAATCAATTTCAGCTCGTAGTCAAAGACGAGTTCTTCAATGGTCAGTTCATCGAGGCCTATGTCCCTGGAGATGAATTTAGTTTTTTACCAGACGATATGGGGCGCATCAAAATGAGAAGTTTGGATCAAAAGGCTTTCGAATTTTACAAGCTCTTTTACGAAAAATCAGTGGATGAACCTTCTTTCATAGTTGGAGAAACACCTCCCGTAGCGATTAAGGGAAATGTGATCAACACTGCTGAGCCAGACAATTATGCTTTGGGTTATTTTTTAGCTACTCAGGTTTCTATCGGTGCGACAAAAATCACTTCTGCGGAATAG